The DNA segment TTTTAAAGCGTATGCAGCTGTATCTGCAGGAGGACTATGAGGATTATCTGAAAACACTGGATGAGGAAGCCTTTCGCGGAATCCGCGTAAATACAGCAAAAATTACGGAAACAGACTTTTTAAAGCTTGGCATATGCGATTGCCGTCCCTCTGCCATCTGCCCCCAGTCCTTTTATATACCAAAGGATTTAAAGGGGCTTGGTAATCATGTTGCGCACCTAGCAGGCTTGTTTTATATGCAGGAGCCCAGTGCATCCAGCGCTGTTGAGGTGTTGGATGTACAAAGCGGAGATTGGGTGCTTGATATGTGTGCTGCCCCCGGAGGAAAGAGTACGCAGATTGCCGCTAAGCTGAAGGACAGTGGATTTCTTGTCAGCAATGAAATTGACAGTAAGCGTGCGGGTATTCTTTTATCCAATATGGAACGTCTCGGCTTTTCCAGATGTATGATAACAAATACGCGTCCTCAGCAGATTGCCAAAGAAATGGGCGGTTGGTTTGACCGCGTTCTGGTTGATGCACCCTGTAGCGGTGAGGGAATGTTTAAAAAGCATTCCAAGGCGATGGAGGATTGGAGTGAGGAGCATGTAAAGGCCTGCGGACAGCGGCAGCAGCACATTCTGGATAGTGCCTATACAGCATTGAAGAAGGATGGCATTCTCGTATACTCTACCTGCACGTATGCGATGGAAGAAAATGAGCAGGTGGTATATGCATTCTTACAGTCGCATCCGGATATGGAGCTTGTGGACTGCGGTGTGTCCTTTGGGCGTTCCGGTCTGCCTTATGAGAAGCTGGAGCATGAAAAGCTGAGAAGGATTTTTCCTATGGATCAGGGGGAGGGGCATTTTGTAGCCAAGCTTAAAAAACACGGAAGCCAAGTGGAAAGCAGGAAAAAAGAAATGAAAACGGCTGTGGTACCACCGTTTGTGACACAGTTTCTAAAGACCTCATTATCCAAACAGCCGGCTTATCTCATGGAAAGCAACGGGCGTGTGTATGCGATGGAGCAGCCATTTCTGAAGCTGAAGGATATCCGCATTCTTCGTCAGGGGTGTCAGATCGGTGAGCTTATTAAAAATCGCCTGGAGCCGCATCAGCATTTTTATGTTTCCAATGCCTATGGCAAAGATATCCTGCAATCCTATGAAATGAACGAGGAAGAATGCCTGCTTTTCCTACAGGGTCAGCAACTTTCTGTACCCGGCTATAAAGGCTATACACAAATGCTGTGGCATGGCTATGCTGTCGGGTTTGCCAAGGGGGATGGCACTGTTTTGAAAAATAAATATCCAAAGGGACTGCGAATCCATTAAGCAGAGGTTTATTGAATGGAATATCATGACGGCGTTAAACTGCGTCGTTTTTTCTATTGAAAATAACATCATCAAACAGCTTCTCACTTCTGTCGGATAAAGTATTTTAGTGCATGGGACAGTCTGTTGGAATGGTGAGTATTGCTTACTTTAAAATAGTGAATGCACATAGGGGGGATTACAAAAATGATGCTGGGCTGTAAAGGATTCCCTTTTGGAAAACCGTTTAAGAATTTGTTGCGGTGGATAATGAAAGGGGCATCGATGTATGTTATAATGAACCAAACAGGACAGGTACTATTATCCTTGCTGCAGGGTATCATAGGAATGCAGATTGTCTTATGGACAGGAAAGGAGCAGAAAATGAAACCAAGTAAGAGAAAAATACCGGTTGGTTTATCCAATTATCGAGAAATGAAGACAGAGAAGTATTATGTGGTGGATAAATCTTTAATGATTAAAGAATTTCTGGATAGCGGTGCAAAGGTAACGTTGATTACGCGTCCGCGCCGTTTTCACCGAAATAGTGTTGATACCTTTGGTATCCAACAAGAGGCGCGCTAGTAGCGGGAAAGACACTAAATATGAGTATGCTGGCTGAATTTTTCGACCTATCAAAGGATTCCAGGTTGATTTTTGAAGATACGAAAATCATGAAAACAGAAAATGCCAGTGAAATAAATCAGTATCCTACAATCTTTTTGAGTTTTGCTAATTGCAGGGGTGATGAAGAAAATATAAAAATCAGTATCTTTTATCTATTAAGAAAAGAAATGGCAAGGTATCTTGCATTGCTTAAAAATGATACGGTTGATGAAGATTTGAGAGACAGGTATCAAAGTATGTATAAAGAAATCTGCGATAAAACGGATTTTATTTCTACAAAATTCAGTATCAGCGTGATGTGCGAATTATTAAATAAAGTATACCAGAAACCTGTAATGTTATTTATTGATGAATACGATACGCCGTTTATTGAAGCACATACTCATGAATGTTATGACAAGCTCCATAATACGCTTGCGGGTATGTTGAGCAGTGCATTAAAGGATAACCCTTATTTGCAGTATGCAATGCTGACAGGGATTCAGCGTGTTGCGAAAGAGAATATTTTCTCTGGCTTAAATAACTTAGAGGTATGTACTGTTAAAGATAAGACCTATGCTAGCTATTTTGGCTTTGTAGAAGAAGAAGTAAAAGCTATGCTGGAATACTATGGCTTCGCCTATAGTGATGCGGTAAAGGCGATGTAGGCGGTGCCCACCCATGGCGTGACGGTTATCATATCGGCGGTAAGGACATCTATAATCCTTGGTCAATTATCAACTATGTAAAGCAAGGGGAATTAACGCCATATTGGGTGAATGTCAGCTCATCTGGAATGATAAAAAAGGCGATGGAGGAAGCGGATGCGGAATTTCATGCACAATATGAGACACTGATCAGGACGAGAAAATTAGAAACGGTCGTTGATCTGCAGACATCCTTTTATGAGTATTCCAGCAATGCCAGCCTGTGGGGGCTTTTTGCACCAAAGGCGGGCATTGCCTGAATGCCGGATACTTGACGATTACAGGTGTGGATGATGGCTTGTACTCCTTGGTTGTACCAAATGAGGAAGTGATGGAGGCTTTTAAAACGCTGACATTTGACTATATGAAAAAGGATCCAGACGGATTCACAAAAATGATGCGGGGACTGACACGCAAGAATCCGCAAATGTTTTTGGAGAACTATAGAAAGTTTCTCTTAAAAACCACAAGCTATCATGACCTGATCAATGAGAACAGCTATCACACCCTGTTATTGGGGATGTGTGCATGTCTGTACGCAGATTATGAGGTAAAAAGCAATCAGGAAGCGGGAAAAGGAAGATATGATATCATCCTGCAATGTAAAACGAACAAATATCCATCATATATCATAGAGCTGAAATATCTGAAGAAAGAGGAGTATGAAAAGCGACCGGAGCTATTACAGGAAAAATGCAAAGAGGCTGTTGAACAGATAGAAGCGAATCAATACGATATTGCGATTAGCGGGAATGTAATCTATATCGCACTGGCACACAGCGGGAAAGATGTGGAAATGCAATGGATCTTGTGTGAATAGAAGCATAAAAAGTACAAAAATTCATTAGATTGGAATGTGAAAATGTTCCTTTCTTTTTTTATCAGTTTGTTATGAATACAGTAGAATACAGTTGTGATGCGATAGCTGTTTATAAGCAAAGCTCATATATCACGTACATGCAATCTAAATATATTATAAGGACAGTTTAAGGACATATCAGTAGCTACTGCATTATGTTGATTACTGGACAGTACCTGATTAGCGATGATTTAGTAGCTTGCTGATAAAACATATAGAATAACTGTGATTAAATATAGGAAAATAAAATCAGAAAAATGTATCCCTGATAGAATGGATATGTTCTCCTTCTTTCTTGTGCTTACCGCTGGTTGTTCTTTTCTAATGTTTCTTCGCTCATACCGGGAGTTCTTCTTTTTCTTTCGTCATGAATGTGATAAAATAAGGCAGGAAAGTGGTGAGAGTATGCTGATATCAGTGGAGCATCTGAGCAAGCGTCAGAATATAAAGGAAATCGTGAACGATGTGAGCTTTGCGATCGAGGAGCGCGATAAAATTGCTCTGATAGGAGTAAATGGTACCGGTAAAACAACGCTTTTACGTATAATTGCAGGCTTGGAAGCTTATGAAGAAGGAACGATCATTCGAAAAAATGGACTGCGTATTTCCTATCTGCCGCAGGATCCTGAATTTGATGAGGAGGACACAATTCTTCATCAGATTTTGTCCATGGATAAGGATATTCAGGAATTTGAAGCAAAATCAATTCTTGGAAAGCTGGGCATCCAGGATAGTTCATTGAATATAACGCATCTCAGCGGTGGACAGAGAAAGCGTGTAGCCCTGGCAAGGGCATTGTTAAAGCCGAGTGATCTGCTGATTCTTGATGAGCCTACCAACCATTTGGATAATGAAATGATTGAGTGGCTGGAAACCTATTTAATTCGTTATGCCAATGCATTGATTATGGTAACGCATGACCGCTATTTTCTGGAGCGTGTCTGTACTTCCATGATGGAAATTGATCGAGGAGCTATTTATACCTATCATGCTAATTATTCAGCATATCTGCAGGAAAAGGCAGAGCGTGAAAGTATACAGGCTGCACAGGAAAAGAAACGTCAGAGTATTCTTCGCAAGGAGCTGGCATGGATGCGTGCCGGTGTACAGGCAAGAGGAACGAAAAGCAGAGAACGTATCGAACGGTTTCATAAGCTGAATGATATGGAGGCTGTAAAGTATCAAGGCCAGGTCGTTTTGGATACAGTAACATCCCGTCTGGGTAAGAAGACCATTGAAATCAATCATATTTCAAAGGCTTATGGAAATCATGTATTGTTTCAGGATTTGAGCTATACGCTGACAAGAAATGACCGCATAGGTATCCTGGGTCCAAACGGCTGTGGTAAGAGCACGCTGCTGCATGTTCTGGCAAAGGATATGGAACCCGATCATGGCAGTGTTGTCGTAGGTGAAACTGTTAAGCTTGCCTATTTTCGTCAGGGCTGCGAAGAAATGGATATGTCGGCGAAGGTGATTGATTATATCCGTGACAGTGGTAATGAAATACGGACACTGGAGGGAACGTACAGTGCTTCCCAAATGCTCGAACGTTTTTTATTTGATTCCAGGATGCAGTATACACCGATCGCGCGATTATCCGGTGGAGAACGCCGCCGTCTGTATCTGTTAAAGATTCTGATGCAGGCACCGAATATCCTCTTTCTGGATGAGCCAACGAATGATCTGGATATTCAGACACTGCAGATTCTGGAGGATTATCTGGACAGCTTTAACGGTGCAGTGATCGTGGTATCGCATGACCGTTATTTCCTGGATCGTATCTGTGATAAAATGTTTGTATTTCAGAATGGAAGTGTACAGCAGTTCATCGGCGGCTACAGTGCTTATCTGGAGCTGGGATCCGCAGGCAAGGAGAAAAAGGAAAAGAAACGAGTGGAGCGTGTGCAGCAGCTTCCGCGGATGAGCAGTAAGGAAAAGCAGGAGCTGGAGCATATGGAAGAGGATATCGCACATCTTCAGGAGCAGCTTGATCATTTAGATACGGAAATGACTATGGCTGGGGATGATTTTAAGAAGCTTCAGGAACTGGCAGATGAGAGAGCTGCACTGGAACAGAAAATGGAAGAAAAAATGGAACGCTGGATGCTTCTGGAGGATAAGAAACAGGAAATTGAGCAGGCAAAGGGAAAATAGAAGAAAGAGAATACAGAATCAGTGATAGCGTTTACTGATTCTTTTGTTTGCTGTATGAGCATGCGTATTGATTTTACGTATACCCTTATTTGTGGTATAATGGGAAAGATTCCAAAGGAAGTGGTTCAATTTTGAAACCGGATGTGTTATACCAGACAGCTAAGAAAAAAATCCTGGATGCCCTGCCGGACATTCTTTTCTTTTTGTTTTTATTTTATGCAATCCTTGTCCTGTTCGGCGTGCAGTATGTAATCGTGGTATCCTTTGTGACGTTGCTTCATAAATTACGCAGACAGAGAAAGCAGAGTCCGCGAAGACTCCTTACCATGTTTCTCGTTCAGATGCTGTTGAGCATACTTGCATTTCTGGCCTGCCATTCACTTATTGCCTGTATCATTTTGAATATTATTGTACCGTTTCTGCTCGTTTTTCTGCAATCCTCTCAATTCAACCAAAAGGGATACATGGCAAGTGCCATGGGCTTTGTTTTTCTGCAGCTCCGTCCGGTGCCCTATGCAGATTTTCTTACCTATCTTTTGGTTATGGCATTCTCGCTGGGCTTTGCCATCTGCTGTTTACTGATCGCCTCCTACGGTCATCGAAAGCAGGATGATTACGTACTGGCAAGAAAGGGAATTGATTTACTGCAGAAGCAGATGACTGCATTCCTTCAGCAAACCAGGGATACAGCGCAGAAAAAGCAGCTGATTGAGATACAGCGCGCTTTGTATAAACAGGCATATCAGAGCCGTGGGTTTACTTATATTACGACAAAAGAGGGAAAGCTGCGATATCTGTTTGCTTTGCTTTTTCAGCGCAGCAGCTATTTCCTGGAAACGATCGATCATATTCAGGTATGCGATGAACAGCAGGAGCTTCTGCAAGCTTTTGTAGGCTTTCTTGCACATGCTGAGCATTTCACCTGTACGGATAATGCATATCTGATCCAGGAGGCACAGGAAGTATTTACACGATGTCAGAACAAACAGGATGAGGTATCTTTATTTCTCCATAATTTTCTGCAGCTTTTCCAGCAGATTTTACAGGATCTTCAAGAAAATGATAAAGAAAAGGTGCATCGAGAATGGAAGCTGCCCAAGCATCGTAAGTTTTTCACCTCCTTGCGCAGCCGTCTGCGGCTGGACAGCTTTGAATTTCGTTTCGCAAGCCGTCTTTCTCTGGTACTATTCAGCGGATTTTTGTTTGTCCGCCTTTCCAATCTAAATCATTCCTACTGGCTGGTACTCAATGCATTTCTGCTTTTACAGCCAATGTATGAGGAAAGCGCTTATCGCATGAAAACCCGGTTTATCGGAACGGTATTGGGATGCACTATCATATATATACTGCTGCCGCATTTTCCTGGCTTAGGTGCACATTTTCTATTTGCCAGTATTGTTGTATCCCTCATGTATTGCGCTACACCCGGTACCTGGATACAGGCAGTATTCTCTACCTGCTTTGCAATTACATTAACCTCGCTTGCTATGCAGGAAACAATTGCAATAGAGCTTCGTCTTGCCTATGTGGCGGCAGCGATCATCCTTGTTCTTGTCATTAACCGATTCTTTTTTCCAACAAGCAAAACCGGTCTGTTTCACGATAATATGAAACGTATGTTTCATATGCAGCATTCCTATCTACGCATCCTGCAGGCTTCGCTTTATGCACCGGTTGACTATGGCATCATTATGGATGCTCTTACCAGCTTTCATATGCTATATGATCAGATTCTGGACTACCTGCAGAGCAGAAAAGAGCCTATGGATCCATATCGTCCTATCCTGTCAGCCTTATGGCATATGACTGCGGAAATGGAACAAATGATGTTTACCATGCAGCACACCCCGCCTACTGCTGAACAGGAAAAGCAGATTCAGAGCTTTCTTCATGTATGTGATGCTCTGATACAGCAATGCGAGCACGGACAGGGACAAACAACAGAATCATTGCAATTTGATTGTGAAGGCGATAGGATACTGAAAACACTTATGGAGCGCTATTACCATCATACTGTGGATCTTAACCGTATCCTAACAGCAACGAAATGCTGAGATATATGGCTGCTCCTTTTCCTTTATGAGAGTAATTCCTGTGCTTAATCACAGGAGAATCATAAATCAATGATGCAAAAGGAGAGGATGTATTTGTTATGTCTGT comes from the Erysipelotrichaceae bacterium 66202529 genome and includes:
- a CDS encoding FUSC family protein; this encodes MKPDVLYQTAKKKILDALPDILFFLFLFYAILVLFGVQYVIVVSFVTLLHKLRRQRKQSPRRLLTMFLVQMLLSILAFLACHSLIACIILNIIVPFLLVFLQSSQFNQKGYMASAMGFVFLQLRPVPYADFLTYLLVMAFSLGFAICCLLIASYGHRKQDDYVLARKGIDLLQKQMTAFLQQTRDTAQKKQLIEIQRALYKQAYQSRGFTYITTKEGKLRYLFALLFQRSSYFLETIDHIQVCDEQQELLQAFVGFLAHAEHFTCTDNAYLIQEAQEVFTRCQNKQDEVSLFLHNFLQLFQQILQDLQENDKEKVHREWKLPKHRKFFTSLRSRLRLDSFEFRFASRLSLVLFSGFLFVRLSNLNHSYWLVLNAFLLLQPMYEESAYRMKTRFIGTVLGCTIIYILLPHFPGLGAHFLFASIVVSLMYCATPGTWIQAVFSTCFAITLTSLAMQETIAIELRLAYVAAAIILVLVINRFFFPTSKTGLFHDNMKRMFHMQHSYLRILQASLYAPVDYGIIMDALTSFHMLYDQILDYLQSRKEPMDPYRPILSALWHMTAEMEQMMFTMQHTPPTAEQEKQIQSFLHVCDALIQQCEHGQGQTTESLQFDCEGDRILKTLMERYYHHTVDLNRILTATKC
- a CDS encoding ATP-binding cassette domain-containing protein, which codes for MLISVEHLSKRQNIKEIVNDVSFAIEERDKIALIGVNGTGKTTLLRIIAGLEAYEEGTIIRKNGLRISYLPQDPEFDEEDTILHQILSMDKDIQEFEAKSILGKLGIQDSSLNITHLSGGQRKRVALARALLKPSDLLILDEPTNHLDNEMIEWLETYLIRYANALIMVTHDRYFLERVCTSMMEIDRGAIYTYHANYSAYLQEKAERESIQAAQEKKRQSILRKELAWMRAGVQARGTKSRERIERFHKLNDMEAVKYQGQVVLDTVTSRLGKKTIEINHISKAYGNHVLFQDLSYTLTRNDRIGILGPNGCGKSTLLHVLAKDMEPDHGSVVVGETVKLAYFRQGCEEMDMSAKVIDYIRDSGNEIRTLEGTYSASQMLERFLFDSRMQYTPIARLSGGERRRLYLLKILMQAPNILFLDEPTNDLDIQTLQILEDYLDSFNGAVIVVSHDRYFLDRICDKMFVFQNGSVQQFIGGYSAYLELGSAGKEKKEKKRVERVQQLPRMSSKEKQELEHMEEDIAHLQEQLDHLDTEMTMAGDDFKKLQELADERAALEQKMEEKMERWMLLEDKKQEIEQAKGK
- a CDS encoding AAA family ATPase encodes the protein MSMLAEFFDLSKDSRLIFEDTKIMKTENASEINQYPTIFLSFANCRGDEENIKISIFYLLRKEMARYLALLKNDTVDEDLRDRYQSMYKEICDKTDFISTKFSISVMCELLNKVYQKPVMLFIDEYDTPFIEAHTHECYDKLHNTLAGMLSSALKDNPYLQYAMLTGIQRVAKENIFSGLNNLEVCTVKDKTYASYFGFVEEEVKAMLEYYGFAYSDAVKAM
- a CDS encoding NOL1/NOP2/sun family putative RNA methylase codes for the protein MNEQFLKRMQLYLQEDYEDYLKTLDEEAFRGIRVNTAKITETDFLKLGICDCRPSAICPQSFYIPKDLKGLGNHVAHLAGLFYMQEPSASSAVEVLDVQSGDWVLDMCAAPGGKSTQIAAKLKDSGFLVSNEIDSKRAGILLSNMERLGFSRCMITNTRPQQIAKEMGGWFDRVLVDAPCSGEGMFKKHSKAMEDWSEEHVKACGQRQQHILDSAYTALKKDGILVYSTCTYAMEENEQVVYAFLQSHPDMELVDCGVSFGRSGLPYEKLEHEKLRRIFPMDQGEGHFVAKLKKHGSQVESRKKEMKTAVVPPFVTQFLKTSLSKQPAYLMESNGRVYAMEQPFLKLKDIRILRQGCQIGELIKNRLEPHQHFYVSNAYGKDILQSYEMNEEECLLFLQGQQLSVPGYKGYTQMLWHGYAVGFAKGDGTVLKNKYPKGLRIH
- a CDS encoding AAA family ATPase — its product is MKPSKRKIPVGLSNYREMKTEKYYVVDKSLMIKEFLDSGAKVTLITRPRRFHRNSVDTFGIQQEAR